Proteins co-encoded in one Megalops cyprinoides isolate fMegCyp1 chromosome 1, fMegCyp1.pri, whole genome shotgun sequence genomic window:
- the vps25 gene encoding vacuolar protein-sorting-associated protein 25, with protein MSFEWPWQYNFPPFFTLQPNVDTRQKQLAAWCSLTLSYCRHRKLYTLDVMEAQESPVFNNKKIERKLSVEAIQVVFEELRKKGNLEWMDKNKTRCLIMWRRPEEWGKLIYQWVSRNGMVNSVFTLYELSNGDDTESEEFHGLEEWMLLRSLQALQTEGKAEIISMDDGKGVKFF; from the exons ATGAGTTTTGAGTGGCCTTGGCAATACAACTTTCCTCCGTTTTTTAC ATTACAACCCAATGTTGACACAAGACAGAAACAGCTAGCGGCATGGTGCTCATTGACGCTGTCATATTGCCGACATCGAAAACTCTACACGTTGGACGTCATGGAGGCACAAGAGAGCCCTGTCTTTAATAACAAGAAAATAGAGA gaaaactTTCAGTGGAAGCCATCCAGGTTGTTTTTGAGGAACTAAGGAAAAAAG GGAACCTGGAGTGgatggacaaaaacaaaactcgCTGTCTGATCATGTGGAGACGACCAGAGGAGTGGGGGAAGCTGATATACCAATGG GTGTCCAGAAACGGGATGGTCAATTCTGTTTTTACGCTCTACGAGCTCTCAAATGGGGATGACACCGAAAGTGAAG AGTTTCATGGGCTCGAGGAGTGGATGCTGCTGCGCTCATTGCAggccctgcagacagagggaaaggcaGAGATCATCTCCATGGATGACGGGAAGGGAGTCAAGTTCTtttga